Genomic segment of Cytobacillus suaedae:
AACAGGAACTAATTACTTTACTCTCCATATTTTTTTCCCCTCTACCCCACAATATCTATTTATATAAGTTTTCAAAAAGGCCTAGCTACCTTATAGCTAGACCTTCTCTCTGTGTTATTCCTCATGTTTTACTAGAATTTTCTTCACTTTTCTTGAGAACTCTTTCCTAGGAATTAATACACTATGGGCACAGCCCTCACATTTTATACGAATGTCCATCCCCATACGGATGATCTTCCATCGGTTGGTTCCACAAGGGTGCTGTTTT
This window contains:
- a CDS encoding DUF951 domain-containing protein, whose protein sequence is MVDKDYAMNDIVEMKKQHPCGTNRWKIIRMGMDIRIKCEGCAHSVLIPRKEFSRKVKKILVKHEE